Proteins co-encoded in one Aspergillus flavus chromosome 2, complete sequence genomic window:
- a CDS encoding ankyrin repeat-containing domain protein: MSECKLVKLVLHFSVAAYRGHQKVVKQLLTTDGVDPFTKNFKGETPLSLAAGNGHEDMVRLLLKVEGSDPDTKDFLGETPLCWAAGNGHETVVKLLLVTGVDPESKDSDGRTPFVVSGRKFTRPVILVPLIFTLSNILHLDSSQLQWQSRSEPLL; this comes from the coding sequence ATGAGTGAGTGTAAATTGGTGAAGCTGGTTTTGCACTTCTCTGTAGCAGCATACAGAGGGCATCAAAAGGTAGTCAAGCAGCTGCTTACGACCGACGGCGTGGACCCATTCACTAAGAATTTCAAGGGGGAGACACCGCTATCACTTGCAGCAGGAAACGGGCATGAGGATATGGTCAGGCTGCTACTCAAAGTGGAGGGTTCTGACCCAGATACTAAGGATTTCCTGGGGGAGACTCCACTATGCTGGGCGGCAGGTAACGGACATGAGACAGTGGTCAAGCTATTACTCGTCACTGGGGTGGACCCAGAATCTAAGGATTCCGACGGACGAACACCCTTTGTCGTTAGCGGCAGGAAATTTACGAGACCCGTAATTTTAGTGCCCCTTATATTTACATTGTCAAATATCTTACACTTGGATAGCAGTCAGCTGCAGTGGCAATCTAGAAGTGAGCCATTGCTCTAA
- a CDS encoding ankyrin repeat-containing domain protein: protein MAFLRLPDELLLSVVSYLTLQREINSFARTNARLYNLLNTYLYRYNVEQNKSSALLWAAKNGQEETAKKSIAEGANVQLVSELNRTPLSWAAWNGNETVVKLLLATDGVDPNPPSSGGETPLSLAAWNGHEENVKGRDLIIFTGKCKTSLTTSHT from the exons ATGGCGTTTCTTCGTTTGCCAGATGAATTGCTGCTATCTGTTGTGAGCTACTTGACCCTGCAGAGGGAAATAAATTCTTTTGCTCGAACCAATGCCCGTTTATACAATCTTCTCAATACCTatctctatagatataatGTGGAGCAAAATAAAAGCTCTGCTCTTCTGTGGGCTGCAAAGAACGGACAGGAGGAAACAGCCAAGAAGTCGATAGCGGAAGGAGCCAATGTTCAACTTGTGTCTGAATTAAACCGGACTCCGCTTTCATGGGCAGCCTGGAATGGGAATGAGACGGTGGTTAAGTTGCTTCTCGCAACGGATGGCGTCGATCCAAACCCTCCAAGCTCAGGAGGAGAGACTCCGCTATCGCTGGCGGCTTGGAACGGTCACGAGGAG AACGTCAAGGGGAGAGACCTCATTATCTTTACAGGCAAGTGCAAAACCAGCCTCACCACTTCACACACATAG
- a CDS encoding WD domain protein — MNRPQQRDPGSTDSYTVAWICALEEEYFCACRMLDEEFTGPEISEDYDDNTYVYGRIEKHYVVIGCLPAGRYGTNSAACVARDMVRTFPHLRFALMVGIGGGAPTARNDIRLGDVVVSQPRDGFGGVIQYDLGKLRGGRFQRTGQLNAPPEKLLGVIPEMRRLFSDIRKPDRLAEHLQRLDDMEDYKRPAVDQLYAIEFPPVDRKACDEGASYSVVVRPERRSHRVFHVHYGNIASGNTVLKDAIVRDKFANDPELNILCFEMEAAGLMNTIPCLVIRGICDYCDSHKNDDWHKYAALTAAAYARGLLLVLRPQRVDAMPPWAERVAQKFEQVSRELSSLNNTQNTIQTRVECLDQKIDWGKLSAVQAAAFDSFANQHEEECLQGTRTKLLFQITEWAKSPEGKPIFWLNGRAGTGKSTIARTVAKNFQQAKVLGASFFFKRGEADRGNAMKLFQTIARQLIISTPQLIPAIQQTINDEPDIAGKSLKEQFDKLLLHPLLSLKSTDSQTRTMVIVIDALDEGERDEEMRIVLRLLPQLRKSKAVYLRVFLTSRPEWTILQEFSKITSCEHEDLILHDVPEPDVQHDISLFLDSRLSEIRKARSLANNWPGDANFRSLVTLSVPLFIFAATACRIFEDPQWDPNESLVEILAQENDGSEFNATYFPVINRLLTGQTKRKERILVHEFREIVGTIVMLESPLSVISLSQFIGMPKEHIDRRLGLLHSVLNISKDPTQPVRLFHLSFRDYLLDRETREKSPFGLDSKEMHYELTLKCLSACGGLRKNICALPSDGTHHAEIDRRKIDDCLPDALQYACQYWAHHLIQCRNLNNVMHDAFLFLQTHFLHWVEAMSLLGLTSEILGILDTLQTGISGNESPAIWDFLHDAKRFLLKNRQIVDEAPLQIYCAGLVFAPRTAIIRRQLRSEGPSWICQFPQVEERWSAELQALEGHSQPVNSVAFSSDGRLLASGSEDMTVRLWDTATGTYQQTLNGHSDRIHSVAFLPNGRLLASGSEDRTVRLWDTVTGELQKTIEGHLGTVQSVAFSPNGQLLVSGSTDRTVRLWDTETGALQQILKGHSSRVLSVVFSPDGRLLSSGSEDNIICLWEVVKGALQRTLTGHLGGIRSVVFSPNGRLLASGSEDRTVRLWDTVTGKLQKTFNGHLNAIQSVTFSPNSYLVVSGSTDKTMRLWDTETGALQQTLVQSGAIRSVAFSPHGQLVASGSRDSIVRFWDLAAGAPQQTFNGHSDRIHSVAFSPDGRLLATGSHDQTVRLWNIATGALLQTLNVNGLVHYLEFAPDGSYIWTNLGSLDVQFGWENHAPNLTNVDLDIFDKERQWIQLNGSNVLWLPTEFRPTSFAIHGNLIALGHASGRVSFIAFRI; from the exons ATGAATCGACCTCAGCAACGAGACCCGGGTTCAACGGACTCCTACACGGTAGCATGGATCTGCGCcctggaagaagaatattTCTGTGCATGCCGtatgcttgatgaagagTTCACCGGGCCGGAGATCAGTGAAGATTACGATGATAACACGTACGTCTACGGTCGTATTGAGAAGCATTACGTGGTGATTGGTTGTCTTCCAGCCGGTCGGTATGGCACCAATTCAGCTGCCTGTGTTGCCCGAGATATGGTTCGAACGTTCCCCCATCTACGGTTCGCACTAATGGTGGGAATTGGAGGCGGCGCTCCGACAGCCCGAAATGACATCCGATTAGGGGATGTAGTCGTGAGTCAACCAAGAGATGGGTTCGGCGGAGTGATACAATATGATCTGGGCAAGCTCAGAGGTGGTCGGTTCCAGAGGACGGGTCAGCTCAACGCGCCGCCTGAGAAACTTCTGGGAGTTATTCCGGAGATGCGCCGACTATTCAGTGATATTAGGAAGCCAGACAGACTCGCAGAACATCTCCAGCGTCTTGATGATATGGAAGATTATAAACGACCAGCCGTTGACCAGCTTTATGCCATCGAATTTCCGCCAGTGGATAGAAAAGCTTGCGACGAAGGTGCTTCATACTCGGTAGTGGTCCGCCCAGAGCGCCGCAGCCACCGTGTATTCCATGTTCACTACGGAAATATCGCGTCAGGAAATACTGTGCTCAAGGATGCTATCGTGCGAGACAAATTTGCCAACGACCCAGAGCTGAATATTTTGTGCTTTGAGATGGAAGCTGCAGGTCTGATGAATACTATTCCATGTCTGGTAATACGCGGAATCTGCGATTACTGTGACTCTCACAAAAATGATGACTGGCATAAATATGCTGCGCTCACTGCTGCTGCGTATGCACGAGGGCTACTCTTAGTTTTACGGCCGCAACGTGTGGATGCCATGCCTCCTTGGGCCGAGCGAGTAGCTCAAAAATTTGAACAAG TTAGTCGAGAATTGAGTAGTCTCAATAACACCCAAAA CACCATTCAGACGAGGGTTGAATGTCTGGACCAGAAGATTGATTGGGGCAAGTTGTCGGCAGTTCAAGCGGCAGCATTTGACTCATTTGCCAATCAACACGAGGAAGAATGTCTTCAAGGCACCAGAACAAAACTTCTTTTCCAGATCACAGAATGGGCGAAATCGCCAGAAGGGAAGCCTATTTTCTGGCTGAATGGTAGGGCTGGAACAGGAAAATCAACAATCGCCCGAACAGTGGCAAAAAACTTCCAACAGGCAAAGGTTCTAGGCGCTAGCTTCTTTTTTAAAAGGGGTGAAGCAGACCGAGGAAACGCCATGAAGCTTTTTCAAACAATCGCTAGGCAACTGATCATTTCTACCCCTCAGCTGATCCCGGCTATCCAACAAACCATCAACGATGAACCCGACATTGCGGGCAAATCACTCAAAGAGCAATTCGATAAACTACTCCTTCACCCATTACTGAGTTTAAAATCGACCGATTCTCAGACTCGAACTATGGTGATAGTGATAGACGCGTTGGACGAAGGCGAACGGGATGAGGAGATGCGAATCGTTCTCCGGTTATTACCCCAGCTGCGCAAGTCAAAAGCTGTGTATCTGCGAGTCTTTCTAACGAGTAGGCCCGAATGGACTATTCTTCAAGAATTCTCAAAGATCACAAGCTGCGAGCATGAAGACCTGATTCTCCATGACGTTCCTGAACCAGATGTACAACATGACATATCCTTGTTCTTGGATTCCCGACTGTCCGAGATTCGGAAAGCTCGTTCTCTGGCTAACAACTGGCCTGGAGATGCTAATTTCCGCAGTCTCGTGACTTTATCTGTTCCATTATTCATTTTCGCCGCTACTGCCTGCCGTATATTTGAGGACCCTCAATGGGACCCAAATGAGAGTCTGGTAGAGATCCTTGCACAGGAGAACGATGGATCTGAGTTCAATGCGACATATTTCCCTGTAATCAATCGGCTTCTTACAGGGCAAACCAAACGGAAGGAGAGGATACTAGTCCATGAGTTTCGAGAAATTGTTGGCACCATCGTGATGCTTGAGAGTCCACTCTCAGTCATCTCTCTTTCACAGTTTATTGGAATGCCTAAAGAACACATTGACCGGAGACTGGGCTTGCTACATTCAGTGCTAAACATATCAAAAGATCCGACTCAGCCAGTGCGACTGTTCCATCTATCCTTCCGAGACTATCTCCTTGATCGCGAAACCCGCGAGAAAAGTCCCTTCGGATTGGACTCAAAAGAGATGCACTACGAGTTGACCTTGAAATGCCTTTCTGCGTGCGGGGGTCTCCGAAAAAATATATGTGCACTGCCAAGTGATGGAACACATCATGCGGAGATTGATCGTCGGAAAATCGATGACTGCCTTCCTGATGCATTGCAGTACGCCTGCCAATATTGGGCTCATCATCTTATTCAATGCCGAAATTTGAATAACGTGATGCATGATGCATTCTTATTCCTTCAGACGCATTTTTTGCACTGGGTGGAAGCCATGAGCCTACTGGGCCTTACGTCGGAAATACTTGGTATCCTTGATACCCTCCAAACAGGCATATCG GGCAACGAGTCCCCCGCAATTTGGGACTTTCTTCACGATGCAAAGCGCTTTCTTTTGAAAAATCGCCAGATAGTCGATGAAGCACCACTACAAATTTATTGCGCAGGACTGGTATTTGCACCTCGAACGGCAATAATCCGTAGACAGCTCCGGTCGGAGGGTCCTAGTTGGATCTGCCAGTTCCCACAAGTTGAGGAAAGATGGAGTGCAGAATTACAGGCACTTGAAGGCCACTCACAACCGGTCAACTCGGTGGCCTTCTCATCCGATGGCCGGCTGCTAGCGTCGGGCTCCGAAGATATGACAGTTCGTCTCTGGGACACAGCAACGGGCACATACCAGCAAACTCTTAACGGTCATTCGGATCGAATTCATTCGGTGGCCTTCTTACCTAACGGCCGGCTGTTGGCATCCGGCTCCGAAGATAGGACAGTTCGTCTCTGGGATACAGTAACGGGCGAACTCCAGAAAACTATCGAGGGCCATCTAGGTACCGTACAGTCAGTGGCCTTCTCGCCAAATGGCCAGTTACTAGTATCCGGATCTACAGATAGAACGGTCCGTCTCTGGGATACAGAGACGGGTGCCCTCCAGCAGATACTCAAGGGTCATTCGAGTAGGGTTTTGTCTGTCGTCTTCTCGCCCGATGGCCGGTTGCTATCATCCGGCTCCGAAGACAACATAATTTGCCTCTGGGAGGTAGTGAAGGGTGCCCTCCAGCGAACTCTTACGGGCCACTTAGGTGGGATCCGGTCAGTAGTCTTCTCGCCTAACGGCCGGCTGCTAGCATCCGGCTCCGAAGATAGGACAGTTCGTCTCTGGGATACGGTAACGGGCAAACTCCAGAAAACTTTCAACGGCCATTTAAATGCCATACAGTCAGTAACCTTCTCGCCCAATAGCTATTTGGTGGTATCTGGATCTACCGATAAAACGATGCGCCTCTGGGACACAGAGACGGGTGCACTCCAGCAAACCCTTGTTCAGTCAGGCGCGATCCGGTCGGTAGCCTTCTCGCCCCACGGCCAGCTGGTCGCGTCCGGCTCCAGGGATAGTATAGTGCGTTTTTGGGACCTAGCGGCAGGAGCACCGCAGCAAACTTTTAACGGTCATTCGGATCGAATTCATTCGGTGGCCTTCTCTCCCGACGGCCGGCTGCTGGCGACTGGCTCACATGATCAGACAGTGCGCCTCTGGAACATAGCGACGGGAGCGCTGCTACAGACTTTAAATGTCAACGGACTTGTCCATTACCTTGAATTTGCCCCGGATGGTTCATATATATGGACAAATTTAGGCTCCCTTGATGTTCAATTCGGGTGGGAAAATCATGCACCTAATTTGACCAATGTGGATTTGGATATCTTCGACAAGGAAAGGCAGTGGATACAGCTGAATGGAAGTAATGTACTGTGGCTTCCCACTGAATTCCGACCTACCTCTTTTGCGATTCATGGCAACTTGATAGCCCTAGGACACGCATCAGGGCGAGTTTCTTTTATAGCATTTCGTATATAG